In Rhodococcus pseudokoreensis, the DNA window GGATCGTCCACGTCTGGGTGGGTCCGTAGGTCACGCCGGTGAGCCGCTCGATGACGATCGCGACCCGGCCCAGGGTCCACACCCCGGTCGCGAAGCCATGCGCTTGCGGTCCTTTGAGCAGTTCCTCTCGGATCGCCTCGATCTGGGCGTCATCGAGCCGGGGCCGGCGCCCCGCGCGACCGGCACCTTCCAACGACTCACTGCCTCCTTCGGTCCACTGTCGATGCCAGCGTGAGGCGGTCTGCTGGGAGACTTCCAACTCGACCGCGACATCGATCTGCCGCCGACCTGCGGCGAACATCTCCGCCGCCCGCATCCGCCTGTCACGCAACGCACCGAGATCACGGCGAGTACCGCGCTGCTTGACTTTCCGGGCGTCGGGCTCCTCGCCGGAACCGGTTTCCTTACCTGCCATTCATCAATGATCCAGCAGCACAGTGGGAATCCCGTGCAATGACACACCCTATTACCGAACCATCTTTAAGATTTCACCCCGACGGTTCCGCAGACACCGTTGCCGAGCTCTCCGGCGCCCCCTCGGGCCTCGGATTCCTCGGCGACGGATCCGTCCTGGTCGTCTCCCAAGCGGACGCCAAGGTCCTCCGCATCGATACTTCCGGCTCCACAGCGGAGTACGCCGATTTCAGCGACATCGCCGGCGGACTGGGTAACGACATGTTGGTGACCGAAACCGGGCATGCCTACGTGGGAAACTTCGGATTCGCAGTCCTGCAGGAGGCCCCGAAGCCGACCAACCTCGCGCACATCGACGCCGCGGGCAAGGTCACCCGTGTCGAGGGAGACGTCACGTTCCCCAACGGTGCGGCACTGACCCCTGACGGATCGCTCCTTCTGGCCGAAACCTTCGCTCACCGCATCAGTGCGTTCGACATCAACGGTGACGGATCGCTGACCAACCATCGAGTCTGGGCACAACTCCCGGACACCTACCATCCCGACGGCATCGCCTTCGACGCCGCGGGCGGTGTGTGGTTCGGCAACGCCATGACCTCCGACGACGACAGTGGCTTTTACCGAGTTGTCGAAGGCGGTGAAATCACCGACAAGATCCCGGTGGACGGCGCCTGGGCCGTTGCCTGCGCATTCGGCGGGCCGGATCTGGAGACCCTCTACCTCACCTGCAATGCCACGAGCCTGCAGGACTTCCAGGAGGGCCGCTCCGCCGGCTACATCGCCACCGCGACCGTCGGCCGGTCCGGGGCACGAGTCGACGGAGCGGCCCGGGAGTCCGTGGCGTAGCCGCCGAACAGTCGAACGGAGAAGGGAGACACACCAGTGCACGTAATCGTGTTCGGTGCAAGCGGCTACCTCGGCGGCGCGCTCGTCGAGAGATTCCTGGCAGCAGGACATTCCGTGACCGGGACGGTGCGAAGCGATGCAGCGGCCGCGAACGTACGCGACCTCGGTGCGGTCCCTGCGCTGGTAGACCTTACCGACCCATACGGATCACTCGGGTTGCTTCGGGACGCGGACGCGGTGGTATTCGCCGCACAACTCATGCTCGAGCCCGAATATCGCGTCGTCTCGGCCATGCTGGATTCACTCGACGGCACCGGGAAGACCTTCATCTTCACCTCGGGCACCGCAGTGCTGTCCCAGCGGACAGACGGGGAGTGGAGTGCCGATGTATTCGCGGAGGAGGACGACTTCGTACCGTCGAAATACATCGGTGCCCGCCGAAACACGGAGGATCTCGTCCTCGCCGCGAACCGCCGAGGAGTCCGAGGCATCGTGGTGCGGCCCTCGATGATCTGGGGTCGCGGCGGCTGTCCGATGATCAGGAACCTCTACGCGTCGGCTGCGCAGACCGGATCCGTCTGCTACGTGGGCCGGGGACTCAACCTCTACTCCAACGTCCATGTCGACGACGTGGCGGAACTGTTCCACCTCGCGCTGGAGAAGGGGAAGCCCGGTGCGCTGTATCACGCGGTGTCGGGAGAGACGAACTTCCGGACCATCGCCGAAGCGGTGGCCCGGGACCTCGATGTACCCACGCGCAGTATCGATCTCGCCGAAGCCGTCGGGATCTGGGACAAGTTCACCGCGATCATCGCGTTCAGCGTGTGCAGTCGCTCGCGGGCGCCGCGCAGTCGCATCGAACTCGGCTGGATGCCTGATCCCGATCGTCTCGACATCCTCGAGGAGGTGGGGCACGCGGCGTTGCGCCGACCGGCGAGTTGACGAAAACCCCACTCTAGGCGCCTTCGGGGGCCAGGACGATGGCGAAATCGGCTCTGGCCCAGCTGCGCCCAGTCAGGTCGCGTCCGTCCGGGGTGGGGGTTCCGGCGGGTTGTTGATCGAAGCGGGTGATCAGCGAGTCTTTGACACCGAAGACGGAGTCTCCGATGTCGATCTGCGGATCACCCGCGACGAAGATGTGGGTGACCAGCGTCCGCTGGTGCGGTGCGGAGACCATGAAATGCAGGTGCGCCGCCCGCACGGGGGAGCGGCCCGTGGCCTCGAGCATCCGGCCGACCGGTCCGTCGTGCGGGATCGGGTACGGGACCGGTGTCAGCCCCCAGAATCGGTACCAACCGTTGTCGTCGGAAAACAGGTGGGCCCGGCCGGCGATCCGGTGATCGTCGTACTGGACGTCGTAGTAGCCGTCCTCGTCGCATTCCCACACCTCGATGCGGGCGCCGGCGACGGGACGGCCGTCGGTGTCGGTGACGGTGCCCTCGATCCAGCATGGTTGTCCGGTCGCACCGCCGGCGATATCGCCACCGCACGGGATTTCCGGGGCGTCGTCGACGAAGAACGGGCCGAACACGGTCGCCTCGGTGGCGCCCTGGTAGGCCTGATTGTTCACCGCGATCGTCTGCATGGATGCACCCAGCACGTCGGAGAGCAGGACGAACTCCTGCCGCGTGTCGTCGGTGATGTGCCCGCACTCGGTGAGAAACGTGATGGCGGTGTTCCATTCGGCCTCGGTCAACCGGACCTCCCGGATGAAACCGTGCAGATACTTCACCAGGGACTGCATGAGCTGCCGCAGTCGCGGATCCGCAGTGCCGGCAAACGAGGCGGCCACTCGTGCAACGAGTTCCTCCTCCACCGTTTGCTGCTCGTCGCTCTGTGTGCTGGCTGAGTCGGGTGCAGTCGTGGGCTGCTCGGTCATGATCGGCTCCGTGCGTTCGGATTCGTGGTCATCGTTCTCGGATCGGATCCGCGCTGTGCCGCGTCGAGAAGGCGCCGAAGTTCCTCGGCCGTGACGGGGCGGGGGTTGCTTGTCGGCACCACCGGCAGGATCGCCTCGACCGCTTGGTCGATATCGGCAGAGCGGAATCCATAGTCGTGCAGCGCTGTCGGAGCACCGAGTTGCTGCCGCAGCCGCTCGAGCCCGTCGACGGCTGTCGACGCCCCGAAAGCGGAGGCAATGCGACGTTCGGCTTCCGGGGCCGCAGCGGAGTTGAAGGCGAGAACGTAGGGCAGCACGGTGGCGTGGGTCTGGGCATGCGGGAGGTCGAAGGCGCCGCCGAGAACGTGGCAGATCTTGTGATGCAACCCGGAGCCGGCGGACGCGAAGGCAACCGCGGAGAGGTAGGCCCCGTACAGGGCCTGTTCACGGCCGGGAACGTTGTGCGGGTCCGTCGCGATCGCGGGCAGGCCGGCGGCCAGTGCCCGAATGCCCTCCACTGCCAGGGCGCCGTTGATCGGGTCGGCGCGGGGCGCCCACATCGAGTCGATGCAGTGCGCGAGCCCGTTCACACCCGAGGCGACGGACAGCTCCACCGGGAGCGAGAGCGTCAGCTCGGCGTCGTAGATCACCGACACCGGCAGCACCCGGTCGTCGACGCCGGTGGTCTTGCGCGATGCCTCGGTCAGACCCCACACGTTCGTCGCTTCCGAGCCTGCGTAGGTGGTCGGGACCGCCACGATCGGCAGCCCCGTGGTCAACGCCACCGCTTTCGCGAGCCCGGTGGCCGACCCGCCACCGACGCAGACCACGACGTCGACGTCGTGTGCGATGGCCGCTGCCCGGGCCCGTTCGGCCACCGACACCGGCACGTGCATCACCACCTCGTCGTGGCGATACAGGCCCGGCAGGTCGGCGACGACCTGTTCTGCGCGCCCGGCCTCGGCCGCCGAGGCGATCACCATCACCCTGGACGCGTCCAGCCGGGCCACCTCGCCGGCGAGCATCGCTTTCGCCTCGCCCGTGGCGAAACAGACACGCTGCGGCAGGGTTTCGTGTTCAAAACGCATGGTGCGTGTTCCCTTCGCTCAGTGAGAGTCGGTCGGCGAACCAGTCGGCAACGACGTCATTACGTTCGTCGGCGTGGTTGTAGAGGGTGTGCTCACCATCGTCCCAGACCCGCAGGGCCACGTCGCCGCCTGTCGCTCCGTCGAGGAACGGTTGCTGGTCCTCCATGGTCACGAGTGGATCGGCGCCTCCGTGCAGTACCAGTAGTGGGCACCGTATCGATTCGGTGCCCGGGTCGAAGCGCAGACGGGCGAAGTTCGCCGTGATCGCGGCCTCGTCGGTGGTGCCCAACATGGCGGCGGCCTGCTCGGTGAACGTGCGGAACGGGAGTAACCGGGGCGCGGCGAACGAACCGTTGACACAACATGCGCGGACGGCGGGATTGCGGGCGGCAGTCAGTGCCGCGAACAGTCCGCCGACACTGTTGCCCCACACCCCGACCGGGCCACCGGCCTGTTCGGTCGCGTATCGCACGAAGTGGCCGTACGCGTCAGCGACGTCGACGTCCAGGTAGATCCCGTGCCGCAACCGCGTCTCTCCCTGCCCGGGGCCCTCGGCCAGAATGGTCGCCATCCCGCGTTCTGCGAGCGCATCGGCGTATCGCAGATACGTCGCACCCCAACCGCTCTGGCCGCCGAACACCACCACCGTGCCCACCGGAGTGCCCGTCGGCTGCACATGCCAGCCGACCAACGAACTACCCGCGAAAGGCAATTCGACCTTCCGTATCGACGACGGAACCACCGTGGCTGCCGCGGCGACCGCGGCGACCGCGGCCCCGAATCTGTCGTACAGCTCCCGTTTGCGGTCCGTGTCCGAATTGATCGCCATCTGCGCGAACACGAAGGCGGCGGCCGCGGCCCGGAACTGCTGCCGGGCGGTCACCCCGTGCCCGGACCCCAGCGCGCACTCGGCCAGCTCCAAGCGGTGCTCACCCAGGCGTTCGGCGGCCACATCCCAGTGGTCGCCGGCGAGGATCGCCTGTTCGAGGAGGACGACGTCGGCGTAGAGCATGCCGCCGTCGAGCAACCGGGTGGCCGGCATCGCCCGACGGTGCGCCGCATTCTCCGCCGACAGCGCAGCGTCGATGACGGTGTCGGTCACAGTGCGGCTCCCTCGGGCCGGCGGGGCGGCACCTCTGCAGTGCCCAACGCGGCACGCAGCCCATCGACGAGGCCGGGCAGCTCCAGCATCGTTCCCGCGCCGTAGAGATGGAAATCGGGTCGCGCGAGGAACGCCTCGATTCCGTGCGCGGCCAGGTAGTCGGTGTAGGTCCCGTCGACGTCGGTGAACGAATGCGCGCTGCCCGGCTCGATTGTTGCGAGGACGGCGCCGAGCGAATTCAGGAAGTCCAGGTGGTCGGCATCGAGCACCGCGCGGGGATCGGTTGTCGTGACGACGACGAAGCCCCACCCGAGTACGTCGTCGAAGCGGCCCACCCGGTCTCGGACCGCGATGACGCCTTGCGGTGACAACGTCCCCGCCAACGGTTGCGGTGTCCCGTCCGCCGTGGTGGCGACGATCCCGGTCGTGAGTATGGGAAATGCTGGCATCGGCGGAACGTCGCCGCGCCGGAACGCGGCATCGCGGGCGGCCGCAGCCTCGGCATCCTTCAGATTCGCGACCCGGCCGAGTTCGACCGCGCACCGCTGGATGACCTCGACGTGGGGCCGGCGTTCGGTCTCGTAGGTATCGAGCAGCTCGGGGCCCGCCCGACCGGACAACACCAGATCCAACTTCCATGCCAGCGCGATCCCGTCCCGCATCCCGGAGCACGCGCCCTGGCCCATGTACGGCGGCATCGTGTGCGCGGCGTCCCCGGCGAGCAGCACCCGACCGCTGCGCCAATTGTCGGCGGTGCGGGCAGAGAAGGTGTAGATGATCTGCCGCAAGATCCGGATGTCGTCCGGTCCCAGGCCGTGCCGCTCGCGGAACCACGACCACGCGAATTCCGTGGACTCCATCTCCGCGGGATCGTCGCCGGGCAACACCGCGACCTCGAATCGCTGCCGGCTGCGTCCGATCGGCATGAACATGTTCGGGTGCGCCGGATCGCAATACTGCCGAGTGACCTCGAACTCGGGGCCGAGCGGACGGAGACACTCGGTGTCGATGTTCAACCAGCGGTCCTCGACGTCTAAGTCCGAGCGTTCTATGCCCAACGCGTTGCGCACGAAGCTGTTGGCGCCGTCCGCGCCCACCACATACCGCGCGGTCACGGTCCGGTCCTCGGCTCCGCTGGACCACTGCTCGTCCCGGTCCCGTTTCCACGGCCGCACCACGAGCGACACCCGGCCGGGCTCCTGCTCGACGGCGACGACACCGACTCCCTGGTTGACCTCCACATTCGGGTACAACCGGACGCGCTGATCGATCGCCGACTCGATATCAGGCTGGTACATCGAGTAATGGGCCTCGAAACCACTGGACTGCCCGGACCAGTCCACCTCGAGCAACAATTCGCCGTCGCATCCGCGCCACTCGTATACCTGTTTCGGGGAAGCATCACGCAGCGCGAACTCGATATCGCCGGCCGCCTGAACGATCCGCGCGGTCTCGCCGTCGATGTGAGTCAGGCGCGGAAGACCGTACAGATCCGGCCACCGCTCGAACACCACCACTCGGTGGCCCGCGCGACCGAGAAGCGACGAGAGCACAAGACCGGTCGGCCCGTATCCGACCACCGCGACATCGAAATCTGGGGACACCACAACTCCTTGCTACCTGGGGCTTTCTGCCCGATGCCACGAAGCTACGAGGGTGTGATCCGGGTCGCTATCCGCAACGCGCCAGCGGTAGCCGCATCACGCCACGAACTTTTCGGCCGCGCCGGTCCGGACGCTCAGCCGGGATACCATCGGGATGACCGGGCGCTCGATCGGACGAGGTTGACGTGGGCACTCACCAATTCGATATGCACAGTCCTGGACACGCCGCCACGCTGCCGGGCCCATTGGCGCGCCACGACACACTCGACACCACCAGCGTCGACGAGTTCCGCCACCAGGCCTCCAGCCTGCTCAGCGAGCACCGCATCCGCCGTATAGATGCGGTCGACACGGCGCCGTTCCGGGGCCGGGTGCGTGCGGCGTCGCTCGGCGACCTCCAACTGGTCTATCTGGAACAGGGCATCGGCATCGACGTCGACATCCTCGAACACCTCGACTACTACGACCTGATGCTCGCAGTGGACGGCACCAACCAGATCACCTGCGACGACGCTCGCACGCACGTCGGGCCTGCCCACGCCGCAGTGCTGTCGCCCAGGATGCGAGCCCGGATGCAGATGGACGCGTCGTATCGGCAGATGCATCTGCGCATCGAACAACACGCCCTCGACCGTCGACTGGAGTGCCTGATCGGACGGTCGGTTCCCGCGCCGGTGATCTTCGATCTGTCCGTGGATCTGACGACGCCCCAACTGTCGACCTGGATGTCGTCACTGCAGGTACTGATCCGCGACCTGGACGCGGACGGTGGCCTGACCGCCCACCCCTTGGCCGCCGCGAGCGTGCAGGACATGCTGCTCACCGGTCTGCTCCTCGCACAGCCACACACCTACTCGGCTGTCCTCCACCAACACGATCAGCCGCGGCTGGGGCGCCGCGCACTCGCCCGCGCGGTGGAGTACTACGAGCAACACCTCACCGAGCCGGTGACGATCGGCGACGTCGCCCAGCACGTCGGTGTCAGCGTTCGGTCGTTGCAACGCGCGTTCCAGGAGGATCTCGGCACGTCCCCGAGCCGCTATCTCCAATCGCTTCGACTGGCCCGGGTCCGAGAGGACCTTCTCGCACCGAGCAGTCGGGACACGGAGTCGGTGACCGACATCGCCTACCGGTGGGGATTCGTTCACCTCTCCCGCTTCGCGGCAGCGTACCGGCGGCGTTACGGCGAAACCCCTTCTGACACAAGGTTCCGCGCGATCAACAGTTGACACACGGATCGGGTGTCTGCCCACATCTCATGATGTCTCGGCGAATTGCGCTGCAATACAAGGCGGTACGACCGGATCGGGGCATCGGGGTTGCGCGTACGATCTTGCGGCGCAACCAAGCGCAGCCCCCGCCAACGATGGATATCAGCTGGCAGGGGCGCTACACGGACAGCCCGCCCGTAGTAATGAGCGGCGTATCAACGATTTTCGTGAGGCGCAGCGCGGAAGTCCATAGAGTGTGACCTATGCCATTGCATAATTTTCCAACTCCCTGAATTACCGACCGGTAGGTGTGATTTCGAATCCCGGCGTGTGGCAACCAGGGCGAAACGCAAACATGTGACATGAAACACACGTAATTCTGCGGAGAAGTTCGGCGCGCGGGTACGGGTTGTGGTTGGGGTGCTTCTCGGGGCCCGACAGGGGTATGGGCGTAGGTATATCGGCCGTTGTGCCGGTGGCGAACTCGGGCGAGTGTATGTGGTGCACCGTCATCGACGTGGCAGTCAGGAACCCCTGCACGTGAAAGAAAGAGTTGTCATGGCACGGATCAGCAAGAAATCGGGGGCCGATCTACTGGATGCGTTACGTGTCAGCGTCATTGGCACCGTCGTGTGCGCAGGACTGGTCATGGGCGTGATCGTCGTGGCGATGTGGAACTTCCCGGTCCCGGGCGTGTAGTCCGGCGGTGAATCTTGTCCTTCGCGAGGGCCCGCGGTCCGGGGGTGCAACACCAGGCGGCCGTCTGGCGATATAGCTGACGGGGGATTGGTTGTGCCCGTGGGTGCGGGTGGGCGGTGGCAGAGGCGCGGCACCTGTGACGGGCGTCGTCTGGTGTGGAAGGAATTGGGAATGTTCGGGACGGGTTTGGGCGCGATGGTGGGCCTGCTGGTGGTTGCGCTGCTGGTGGTCCCAGTGTCGTTCGGTGTGGCGGCACGCGCGGACGCGAAGGCTCGCCGTCTATCGGAGTCACCTGCGCCCGGTGCGAATGAGGGGCGATCGGTCGCGGTTGCGGAAATGACCGGCCGGTGCGATCAGTGGCGACAACTCGCGACCCGGGCGTGGCTGATCTGCGGCGGCGCCTCGCTGGTCGCGGTGGTGGTCGTGGGTGTGCTGATCTGTGTCGGGTGAGGGTAGCGGGCGCCGGTCCGTCTGTGGATGCGGTGATCCGTCGGGTGAACCGAAGCGGCCCGGTCGGAGTGGATTTCCGCTCTGACCGGGCCTCGCCGTGACGTATGGAAAGACACTGCTTCGGTCCCCGCCGCGCTCGTGCGGACGGTGGATCTCGGCGCAACGAACTGCGCCAATCGCCTTCGACCGGTTCGGATTTGGCCAGGAAGCGAGTGCGTCGGCGCGGTGCACTGGGTGTGTACCGTCGCGAGGAAATGGTAGATCCACCAGCGGGCCGCATCACTGTGGTGTGATCTATGCCACACAGGTATTTCCGTGTCGTTTTGACTGTGACCATCACTGCCGAGTTCGCCGCACCCCGAGCGCGGATCTGGCAGATCGACGAGCCGACCGGCTTCACCTTCACCGACGGATTTGCCGATGCGGACTTCACCCCGGTCGAATCGATGCCGGTGTCCACAAACGAGTTCTCCTTCGAGGACAGGGACGGCAGCACTGTCGCCACCTACGTCAGTACCTACGCGACCGCCGAAGGTCTCCAACACGTGCTCGACATGGGCGTGGTCGAGGGATCCTCGCAGGCGATCGGCCAGATCGACGACCTGATCAAGGGTTGAGCCTGCCGGTTCACCGTCGCCGCCTCGCCGTCCCGGTGCGAGGCGGCGACTCCAATTCAATGCGCGAAGCTGTCACACAGTGATGAGATCGACATGGGACAGCGCCGACGGGAGGGTGTCCGATGGCCGAGATCAGTGTGAGCGCGAGCGAGGTACGTCTGGCTTTGTCCAGGTTCGAAAGATTCGCGGGACTGCACGGGGACGTCGCCGTCCCCATGCCACTGATTCGGGGCGCCGAGGTGATCGCCGACCCGTTCGCGAACATCCGGGGTGTGCGGGCGCCGGGTCTGGGAATTCCTCGGCGTCGGTGCATCGGGACCTGGCGGGGCAGGGGGGTGCGCTCCTTCGTCGTGGCGCGGGCGGGTCTGCCTGCGATTCGCGTGCGCACCCTCGGACGGGGCTCGGGAGCGGAGTTCGACGAACTGATCGTGACCGTGCCCGACGCCGCTCGCGGCGCGGCGCAGATCCGCGATGTGCTCGATGCGGGGTGGGTCGGAGTGTCCGAACGCGAGGTGACGTTCCGCTCCGGGGACGGCACCGAACTGACCGGCACTGTGACGGTTCCGGCGGGTGCCGAGGGCGGTCCGGCGGCGGTGATCCTCACCGGGTCCGGCCGGCTCGATCGCGACGGCGACCACGCAAAGCTCCCGATCGGCGTGAGCCGTGCCCTCGCGGACGAGTTGGCCCAGGCCGGTGTCGCGTCGCTGCGATACGACAAGCGCGGCGTCGCGCACTCGGGGGGCGATTACCTGTCGGCGGGCCTGTCGGACAACATCGCCGACGCCGCTGCCGCCGTCGACTGGTTACGCACGACCGGGGGATTCGGACGAAATGCGATCGCGGTCATCGGGCACAGCGAGGGTGCCTGCCTGGCAGTGGCGCTGGGGGCAGATCGGGGGGTCGACCCGGCCGCAGTGGTGCTGCTCGCGTGTCCGGCGGTGACGGGACGGCAGGTGCTGCGTTGGCAGTCAGGCAAGGCCGTCGACGGCCTGCCCGCTCCGGTGCGCGCGGTCCTGCGGGCACTGCGCATCGACGTGAAGGAAAGGCAACGCGCGGCGCTCGAGAAGCTGTCCCGGACCACCACGGACACCGCGCGGATGGGTGGTCGCAAGGTGAATGCGCGATGGTTCCGCGAGTTTCTCGACTTCGACCCGACAACGCTGTTGCGGGAGAACACCGCGCCGGTCCTCGCGATCACGGGAGCCAAGGACGTGCAGGTGGACCCGGACGACCTCGCGGTGATCGCAGAACTCGTCCCCGGCGAGGTCGACACCGTCCGGGTGCCGGACCTGACGCATCTGATCCGGCGCGATGCGGATCCGCCGTCGCTGCGCGCCTATCGGCGACTCGTGCGCGACGCCGTGGATCCGGAGGTGCTGTCGCAGGTGGCCGACTGGACGGCCGGCCACCTGCGCCGTGCCTGAAGCAGCAGGGATCCGCTGTGCCCTATCGGGCCGACATGTTGTCGATGATCTGTGCGACGTGCTGGGCGCTCATCGGGCTCGCGTCGAGTGTGTCCGCGCCGGGCCGCAGTCCCGCGATCATGATCGCCATGGTCCGCCGCCACCCAATGTCGGTGACGCCGCGGGTTGTCGCGACGACGCCGCGCACGGACCAGAAGATGAGGTCCAGGTCGGCGTCGACGGCATCCTCGCGGATGCGGCCGTGTTGCTTGGCCCGCGCCAGGAGTTCGAACAGGATCCGTCGGTACTCGTCCCGCAGGATCCTGGTCTCGTCGTCGTTCCACATACGAGACAAACATCCGCGGTTGGACGCCAGGATGGCGCCGGTGCCGTACAGAACCTGCTCGAGGCCTTCACCGTCCGGCGCGGACAAGGCTTCGTTGGCCACGGCCAGGAAGTCGTCGTATACCTGTCTGACGAGTTCACTGACCAATGCATCCTTCGTGGGGAACCGGCGGTAGAGGGTGCCGATCCCGACGCCGGCGACCCGGGCGATCTCGTCGACCCCCACATCCAGGCCGCGCTCGCTGAACACGGTCGCGGCCGCGTCGAGGAGCCGCTGCCGATTCTCCGCGGCGTCGCGGCGCAGCGCCCTTTCGCTTCCCCGAACCCTCACGTCGGACTTCATTCGGATTCGTCGCCCACGAGAGTGCCTCCCGCGACCATCGCGAGTTCCGGGTGCCGCAGTGCGGCCGATTCCTCGAGACGCGTGGTCTCGTCCCGCTTCATCGCCGGGATGAACATGGCCGCAACTGCGCCGAGACCCACTGCCGCGCCCAGCATGACGAATCCATGGGTGTAACCGGATTCGGGCGGAACTCCTGTGGAGGACGCCCCTGCGGTGACGATGCTGGCCATGAGTGCAGCGCCCACAGAGCCGCCGATCGTGCGGATGTTGGCGTTCATCCCGCTGGCGACACCGGTCTGTTCGGGCGGTACCGCCGCGACCACGACATTCGACATCGCCGAGAAGGCCAGCCCGAAACCGATCCCGATCAATGACGTGGCGAGGTAGATGTCGATCTCGGTGTCATGCGCGAACGCCACCACGAAGTAACCGATCGCACCCACGATCGACCCTGCGATGAGCAGGAATTTCGAACCCAGTCGAGCGGCCAGGCGGCCGGAGGCGAGCCCGAGCAGGAACATTCCCACGCTCAGGGGCAGCAGCATCAGACCCGACTCGGTGACCGAAGCGCCGAAGCCGTATCCGGCGGACGTGGGTGTCTGCAGGAACTGCGGAAGGAAGCCGAATGCGGCATACATGCCGACGCCCATCAGTAGCGCCAGCAGGTTGGCCGCCCAGACGCTGCGGACCCGCATCATCCGCATGTCGATCAGCGGGTTG includes these proteins:
- a CDS encoding dioxygenase, translating into MTEQPTTAPDSASTQSDEQQTVEEELVARVAASFAGTADPRLRQLMQSLVKYLHGFIREVRLTEAEWNTAITFLTECGHITDDTRQEFVLLSDVLGASMQTIAVNNQAYQGATEATVFGPFFVDDAPEIPCGGDIAGGATGQPCWIEGTVTDTDGRPVAGARIEVWECDEDGYYDVQYDDHRIAGRAHLFSDDNGWYRFWGLTPVPYPIPHDGPVGRMLEATGRSPVRAAHLHFMVSAPHQRTLVTHIFVAGDPQIDIGDSVFGVKDSLITRFDQQPAGTPTPDGRDLTGRSWARADFAIVLAPEGA
- a CDS encoding maleylacetate reductase encodes the protein MRFEHETLPQRVCFATGEAKAMLAGEVARLDASRVMVIASAAEAGRAEQVVADLPGLYRHDEVVMHVPVSVAERARAAAIAHDVDVVVCVGGGSATGLAKAVALTTGLPIVAVPTTYAGSEATNVWGLTEASRKTTGVDDRVLPVSVIYDAELTLSLPVELSVASGVNGLAHCIDSMWAPRADPINGALAVEGIRALAAGLPAIATDPHNVPGREQALYGAYLSAVAFASAGSGLHHKICHVLGGAFDLPHAQTHATVLPYVLAFNSAAAPEAERRIASAFGASTAVDGLERLRQQLGAPTALHDYGFRSADIDQAVEAILPVVPTSNPRPVTAEELRRLLDAAQRGSDPRTMTTNPNARSRS
- a CDS encoding winged helix-turn-helix domain-containing protein, encoding MAGKETGSGEEPDARKVKQRGTRRDLGALRDRRMRAAEMFAAGRRQIDVAVELEVSQQTASRWHRQWTEGGSESLEGAGRAGRRPRLDDAQIEAIREELLKGPQAHGFATGVWTLGRVAIVIERLTGVTYGPTQTWTILRTRLGWSRQRPARRAVERDEDAIVAWRENEWPRIKK
- a CDS encoding alpha/beta hydrolase, with amino-acid sequence MTDTVIDAALSAENAAHRRAMPATRLLDGGMLYADVVLLEQAILAGDHWDVAAERLGEHRLELAECALGSGHGVTARQQFRAAAAAFVFAQMAINSDTDRKRELYDRFGAAVAAVAAAATVVPSSIRKVELPFAGSSLVGWHVQPTGTPVGTVVVFGGQSGWGATYLRYADALAERGMATILAEGPGQGETRLRHGIYLDVDVADAYGHFVRYATEQAGGPVGVWGNSVGGLFAALTAARNPAVRACCVNGSFAAPRLLPFRTFTEQAAAMLGTTDEAAITANFARLRFDPGTESIRCPLLVLHGGADPLVTMEDQQPFLDGATGGDVALRVWDDGEHTLYNHADERNDVVADWFADRLSLSEGNTHHAF
- a CDS encoding NAD-dependent epimerase/dehydratase family protein: MHVIVFGASGYLGGALVERFLAAGHSVTGTVRSDAAAANVRDLGAVPALVDLTDPYGSLGLLRDADAVVFAAQLMLEPEYRVVSAMLDSLDGTGKTFIFTSGTAVLSQRTDGEWSADVFAEEDDFVPSKYIGARRNTEDLVLAANRRGVRGIVVRPSMIWGRGGCPMIRNLYASAAQTGSVCYVGRGLNLYSNVHVDDVAELFHLALEKGKPGALYHAVSGETNFRTIAEAVARDLDVPTRSIDLAEAVGIWDKFTAIIAFSVCSRSRAPRSRIELGWMPDPDRLDILEEVGHAALRRPAS
- a CDS encoding helix-turn-helix transcriptional regulator → MHSPGHAATLPGPLARHDTLDTTSVDEFRHQASSLLSEHRIRRIDAVDTAPFRGRVRAASLGDLQLVYLEQGIGIDVDILEHLDYYDLMLAVDGTNQITCDDARTHVGPAHAAVLSPRMRARMQMDASYRQMHLRIEQHALDRRLECLIGRSVPAPVIFDLSVDLTTPQLSTWMSSLQVLIRDLDADGGLTAHPLAAASVQDMLLTGLLLAQPHTYSAVLHQHDQPRLGRRALARAVEYYEQHLTEPVTIGDVAQHVGVSVRSLQRAFQEDLGTSPSRYLQSLRLARVREDLLAPSSRDTESVTDIAYRWGFVHLSRFAAAYRRRYGETPSDTRFRAINS
- a CDS encoding bifunctional 3-(3-hydroxy-phenyl)propionate/3-hydroxycinnamic acid hydroxylase produces the protein MSPDFDVAVVGYGPTGLVLSSLLGRAGHRVVVFERWPDLYGLPRLTHIDGETARIVQAAGDIEFALRDASPKQVYEWRGCDGELLLEVDWSGQSSGFEAHYSMYQPDIESAIDQRVRLYPNVEVNQGVGVVAVEQEPGRVSLVVRPWKRDRDEQWSSGAEDRTVTARYVVGADGANSFVRNALGIERSDLDVEDRWLNIDTECLRPLGPEFEVTRQYCDPAHPNMFMPIGRSRQRFEVAVLPGDDPAEMESTEFAWSWFRERHGLGPDDIRILRQIIYTFSARTADNWRSGRVLLAGDAAHTMPPYMGQGACSGMRDGIALAWKLDLVLSGRAGPELLDTYETERRPHVEVIQRCAVELGRVANLKDAEAAAARDAAFRRGDVPPMPAFPILTTGIVATTADGTPQPLAGTLSPQGVIAVRDRVGRFDDVLGWGFVVVTTTDPRAVLDADHLDFLNSLGAVLATIEPGSAHSFTDVDGTYTDYLAAHGIEAFLARPDFHLYGAGTMLELPGLVDGLRAALGTAEVPPRRPEGAAL
- a CDS encoding SMP-30/gluconolactonase/LRE family protein, whose protein sequence is MTHPITEPSLRFHPDGSADTVAELSGAPSGLGFLGDGSVLVVSQADAKVLRIDTSGSTAEYADFSDIAGGLGNDMLVTETGHAYVGNFGFAVLQEAPKPTNLAHIDAAGKVTRVEGDVTFPNGAALTPDGSLLLAETFAHRISAFDINGDGSLTNHRVWAQLPDTYHPDGIAFDAAGGVWFGNAMTSDDDSGFYRVVEGGEITDKIPVDGAWAVACAFGGPDLETLYLTCNATSLQDFQEGRSAGYIATATVGRSGARVDGAARESVA